From the Magnetococcales bacterium genome, one window contains:
- a CDS encoding DUF971 domain-containing protein yields the protein MTYGSRHTPTELRQITKDRVVRITWNTGEQMELSMEYLRVVCPCADCRGHTPDQAKLIDGKQDVTITSITPVGRYAVKIAFSDNHDTGVYSWEMLWDSGVNKEALWQTYLDDLKSANKRRKPSVFAIKPIK from the coding sequence ATGACCTACGGCAGCCGCCACACCCCCACGGAACTCCGCCAGATCACCAAGGATCGCGTGGTCCGCATCACCTGGAATACCGGCGAACAGATGGAATTGAGCATGGAGTATCTGCGCGTCGTCTGTCCTTGCGCGGATTGCCGGGGTCATACCCCGGACCAGGCGAAGCTCATCGATGGCAAACAGGATGTCACCATAACCTCCATCACCCCTGTTGGGCGCTATGCCGTCAAAATAGCCTTCAGTGACAACCACGATACTGGCGTCTACTCCTGGGAAATGCTCTGGGATTCCGGAGTCAACAAGGAAGCCCTGTGGCAAACCTATCTGGATGATTTAAAAAGCGCCAACAAACGCCGCAAACCCAGCGTGTTTGCCATCAAACCCATCAAGTGA
- a CDS encoding molybdopterin-dependent oxidoreductase gives MPSTKHSSTCPLDCPGACALRVQIDAKGRLLSIRGNPDHPFTRGVICGKVSRYREIQEGPRIGHPMIRTGVKGAGQFRKATWDEALDLVVQKLRQATTQYGPESVFPYYYGGTMGLVQRPAWDRLTHRAGWSRLEKNICSSIGQAGWMAGIGKSIGPDPHEMAASDLIILWGINAVSTHINLMPFIKEARQKGATLAVVDPYRNRTARLADLHIAPRPGTDAALALAMIHVLLNEGYGNPDYLATFTDFDDELRAHFLSRTPKWAAPITGLSPEEIRSFARRFGRAKAPFIRLGYGMTRHNNGAVNVHAITCLPAITGAWAHPGGGILLSTGESLRIHDEPVRQTAWMGDTPARLLDMSRLGAVLTDATLAPPVAVLIVANANPASSCPDLRRVRAGLARENLFTVVHEQVMSDTALWADVVLPATTFLEHADLYKSYGQCTLQHAKPILPPFKEAWCNHDLVNALAIRLGYQEQPFTQSVAETVDTLLKESKLPPVATWGVKTWLDFTPDPDAAHFRNGFAQPDQRFHFRPGWRDPAMPLFPDHWPVNSRDRTHQAERYPLDFMTPPAHDVLNTTFTVAEGARRRRGHPLLWIHPDDATPRSIKDGAPISVFNDLGGLTMTAKVTTDVRPGLCLCESNYHGTEFPEGISLNVLTHGDRVAPDGGAAFHDNRVEVRALDRGGKKHSLSDILTQ, from the coding sequence ATGCCCTCGACCAAACATTCCAGCACGTGTCCCCTCGATTGCCCTGGCGCCTGCGCCCTGCGCGTCCAAATCGACGCCAAAGGGCGCCTGCTGTCGATTCGTGGCAACCCGGACCACCCATTCACCCGAGGCGTGATCTGCGGCAAGGTCAGCCGCTACCGGGAAATCCAGGAGGGCCCCCGTATTGGCCACCCCATGATCCGCACCGGTGTCAAAGGAGCTGGCCAGTTCCGCAAAGCCACATGGGATGAGGCCCTGGATCTCGTGGTGCAAAAACTGCGGCAGGCAACGACCCAATATGGACCGGAAAGCGTCTTTCCCTATTATTATGGCGGCACCATGGGCCTGGTGCAAAGACCAGCCTGGGATCGGCTGACCCATCGGGCCGGTTGGTCCCGGCTGGAAAAAAATATTTGCTCCTCCATTGGACAGGCAGGATGGATGGCCGGCATCGGCAAAAGTATCGGCCCGGACCCCCATGAAATGGCAGCGAGTGATCTCATCATTCTTTGGGGCATCAATGCCGTATCTACCCATATCAACCTGATGCCCTTCATCAAGGAGGCCCGCCAAAAAGGGGCGACTCTTGCCGTCGTCGACCCCTACCGCAACCGCACCGCACGTCTTGCCGATCTCCACATCGCCCCACGTCCGGGAACCGACGCCGCCCTGGCCCTGGCCATGATCCATGTTCTTCTCAACGAGGGGTACGGCAACCCGGACTATCTCGCCACATTCACGGACTTCGATGATGAACTGCGCGCCCACTTTCTCAGCCGCACACCGAAGTGGGCTGCCCCCATAACCGGCCTCTCTCCCGAAGAGATCCGCTCTTTTGCCCGCCGTTTTGGTCGCGCCAAAGCCCCCTTCATACGCCTGGGATACGGCATGACCCGCCACAACAATGGAGCCGTCAACGTCCATGCCATCACCTGTCTGCCCGCCATCACCGGCGCCTGGGCACATCCTGGCGGAGGCATTCTGCTCAGCACCGGCGAATCCCTGCGCATCCATGACGAACCCGTCCGCCAAACCGCCTGGATGGGTGATACGCCTGCCCGCCTCCTGGACATGAGCCGCCTGGGCGCCGTTCTCACCGACGCCACTTTGGCCCCGCCCGTTGCGGTGCTGATCGTCGCCAATGCCAACCCGGCATCCTCCTGCCCGGATTTGCGTCGTGTCCGTGCCGGATTGGCCCGGGAAAATCTCTTCACGGTCGTCCATGAACAGGTCATGAGCGATACCGCTCTCTGGGCCGATGTCGTGCTCCCCGCCACCACCTTTCTCGAACACGCGGATCTCTATAAATCCTATGGGCAATGTACCCTGCAACACGCCAAACCCATACTTCCCCCCTTCAAGGAGGCCTGGTGCAACCATGATCTGGTCAATGCCCTGGCCATCCGTCTCGGCTATCAGGAGCAACCTTTTACCCAATCCGTTGCCGAAACCGTGGATACCCTCCTGAAAGAGTCGAAACTTCCGCCCGTCGCTACCTGGGGAGTGAAAACCTGGCTGGATTTTACCCCGGATCCCGACGCTGCCCATTTCCGAAACGGCTTTGCCCAACCCGACCAACGCTTTCATTTTCGCCCAGGGTGGCGGGATCCTGCCATGCCCCTCTTCCCGGACCACTGGCCCGTCAACAGCCGGGATCGCACCCATCAGGCCGAACGTTATCCGCTGGACTTTATGACACCACCGGCACACGATGTCCTCAACACCACTTTCACCGTAGCCGAAGGAGCGCGACGGCGGCGCGGTCATCCGCTCCTTTGGATTCATCCTGACGACGCCACACCACGTTCCATCAAGGATGGCGCCCCGATCTCCGTCTTCAATGACCTTGGCGGATTGACGATGACCGCCAAAGTCACCACCGATGTCCGTCCCGGTCTCTGCCTGTGCGAATCGAACTATCATGGAACGGAATTCCCGGAAGGCATCTCTCTGAATGTGCTCACCCATGGTGATCGCGTCGCCCCGGATGGCGGTGCGGCTTTTCATGACAACCGTGTGGAGGTGCGCGCCCTGGATCGGGGAGGCAAAAAGCACTCACTCTCTGACATCTTGACGCAATGA
- the nagZ gene encoding beta-N-acetylhexosaminidase, translating into MTFPSGGILHPGKFLITSLSGPELNAEEEKFLRTVRPSGVILFARNLVDILQIQNLIRAIRKTATPPPTLWLDQEGGRVQRIRRPLTPYPSPGRFAELEQSDPVQAELLSRQAGWLSGREMITLGIGINCAPVLDIREAQANPVIAERAFGWDPQQVVRLAGAWLKGFTAAGGLAVGKHFPGHGAARADSHKSLPCVVKERDLLERWELRPFQALLAQLPLIMTAHLVATGVDPEQPATWSAPLLRDLLRRQWRYHGLVVTDALEMGALTGSLDRRAELSLRAGCDLVLCCTGRLEDATLVTAGIERVLQEREAVSGWEEISQRIDRILAPGRVEPGDMAALLAHGEYRQWRQTLEYLASTPSAPDPTAPTT; encoded by the coding sequence ATGACATTTCCATCAGGCGGCATCCTCCATCCTGGAAAATTTCTCATCACCAGCCTTTCCGGTCCAGAGCTGAATGCGGAAGAGGAAAAGTTCCTTCGTACAGTCCGCCCGTCCGGGGTGATTTTATTTGCCCGCAACCTGGTTGACATTCTCCAGATCCAAAACCTTATTCGCGCCATCCGCAAAACGGCTACACCACCACCAACCCTTTGGTTGGATCAGGAGGGAGGACGAGTCCAGAGGATAAGGCGCCCGTTGACGCCCTATCCGAGCCCTGGTCGTTTTGCCGAATTGGAACAATCGGATCCAGTTCAGGCGGAGCTGTTGTCCCGCCAGGCTGGCTGGTTGAGCGGTCGGGAAATGATCACCCTGGGTATCGGCATCAATTGCGCTCCAGTCTTGGATATTCGCGAAGCACAAGCCAACCCGGTGATTGCCGAACGCGCCTTTGGCTGGGATCCCCAGCAAGTTGTACGTCTCGCCGGGGCCTGGCTCAAGGGCTTTACGGCAGCCGGCGGTCTGGCCGTGGGCAAACATTTCCCCGGGCATGGCGCCGCCCGAGCCGATTCTCACAAGTCGCTGCCCTGCGTTGTCAAGGAGCGAGATCTCCTGGAACGATGGGAACTCCGCCCCTTTCAAGCGCTGCTGGCGCAACTGCCCCTGATCATGACCGCCCATCTGGTGGCCACGGGAGTCGACCCGGAGCAACCCGCCACCTGGTCTGCACCCTTGTTGCGGGATTTATTGCGCCGGCAGTGGCGCTATCATGGTCTGGTGGTCACCGACGCCCTGGAGATGGGCGCTTTGACGGGATCGTTGGACAGGCGTGCGGAGTTGTCCCTGCGAGCCGGGTGTGACCTCGTGTTGTGCTGCACGGGTCGTCTGGAAGATGCCACCCTGGTGACAGCCGGGATCGAACGTGTTTTGCAGGAAAGGGAAGCGGTTTCCGGCTGGGAGGAGATCAGTCAAAGGATCGATCGCATCCTCGCCCCGGGCCGCGTCGAGCCGGGTGACATGGCGGCCCTGTTGGCTCACGGAGAGTATCGGCAATGGCGTCAAACTCTGGAATATCTGGCCTCGACCCCCTCCGCACCCGACCCCACCGCGCCAACGACCTGA